The sequence TGGCAGGCGAGGGCGTGCCGGTCATGCTCAACGCCGACTCGGCAGCGGCGCATCTGATGAAAACCCGTGGCATCACCTGGGTCATCGTGGGGGCCGACCGGATCACCGCCAATGGTGACGTCGCCAACAAGATCGGCACCTACCAGCTCGCCGTCCTGGCCATGCACCATGGCGTACGGTTCATGGTGGTCGCGCCGAGCTCGACCATCGACATGGACCTGGAAACCGGTGAGGACATCCCCATCGAAGAACGTGCCGGCAGCGAGTTGCTGGAGGTCAATGGTCAGCGGTTTGCGGCGCAGGTCGATGCGTTCAATCCGGTATTCGATGTGACCCCCGCGGACCTCATCGACGCCATCGTGACCGAGAAGGGCGTCGTGGAACGGCCGAATACCGCCAAACTGGCTGCCCTGATGAGCCGCAAGCGGCTTCATTGAGCGCAGAAAGGGCGCATGCAAGCTGTTGGAGGCTGAGCGGGGAAGAACCGCAGCCATGCCCTGCGTCCTTCTGTGAGCCAGCGAGCGGCTCGGGCTCGAAACGCGTTGTTCGTTAAGCCCGCAGCCTCCAGCGGCCTCCCTCCTTGTGATACCATTCCGCGCTTAATCGCAGGACCCTGCTGACTATAAGGAACCAGGCTTCCATGGGCGAACTGGCCAAAGAAATCCTCCCGGTCAATATCGAAGACGAACTCAAGCAGTCCTACCTCGACTACGCCATGAGCGTAATCGTCGGACGAGCGCTGCCGGATGCGCGCGACGGATTGAAGCCTGTGCATCGCCGTGTGCTGTATGCCATGAGCGAACTGGGTAACGACTGGAACAAGCCGTACAAGAAATCCGCCCGTGTGGTCGGTGACGTGATCGGTAAATATCACCCTCATGGTGACTCGGCGGTATACGACACCATCGTGCGGATGGCGCAGCCTTTCTCGTTGCGCTACATGCTGGTCGATGGTCAGGGCAACTTCGGTTCGGTCGATGGCGACAACGCCGCGGCCATGCGATACACCGAAGTACGAATGGCCAAGCTGGCGCACGAGCTGCTGGCCGACCTGGACAAGGAAACCGTCGACTGGGTGCCCAACTACGATGGCACCGAGCAGATTCCGGCAGTCATGCCGACCAAGATCCCGAACCTGCTGGTCAACGGTTCCAGCGGTATCGCCGTGGGCATGGCGACCAACATTCCGCCGCACAACCTGGGCGAAGTGATCGATGGCTGCCTGGCACTGATCGAAAACCCAGACATCAGCATCGATGAGCTCATGCAGTTCATCCCCGGCCCCGACTTTCCCACGGCGGGCATCATCAATGGTCGCGCGGGCATCGTCGAAGCCTACCGTACGGGCCGCGGACGCATTTATATGCGCGCGCGCTCGACCATCGAAGACATCGACAAGGTCGGTGGCCGTCAACAGATCGTCATCACCGAGCTGCCTTACCAGTTGAACAAGGCGCGACTGATCGAAAAGATCGCCGAGCTGGTGAAAGAGAAGAAGCTCGAGGGCATCACCGAGCTGCGCGACGAGTCGGACAAGGACGGCATGCGCGTGGTCATCGAGCTGCGTCGTGGCGAGGTACCCGAGGTCATCCTCAATAACCTCTATGCCCAGACCCAGCTGCAAAGCGTATTCGGCATCAACGTGGTCGCGCTCATCGACGGCCAGCCACGTACGCTCAACCTGAAAGAACTGCTCGAAGCCTTCGTCCGCCATCGCCGCGAAGTCGTAACCCGCCGGACGGTCTATGAACTGCGCAAAGCGCGCGAACGTGGGCATATCCTCGAAGGCCAGGCCGTCGCACTGTCCAACATCGATCCGGTCATCGCTCTGATCAAGGCGTCGCCAACCCCGGCTGAAGCCAAGGAAGCGCTGATTGCCGAGGCCTGGGAGTCCAGCGCCGTCGAGTCGATGGTCGAGCGTGCCGGTGCCGATTCCTGCCGTCCTGAAGGCCTGGATCCGCAATATGGTCTGCGCGACGGCAAGTATTACCTGTCGCCGGAACAGGCCCAGGCCATTCTTGACCTGCGTTTGCATCGCCTGACGGGCCTCGAGCACGAGAAGCTGCTCAGCGAGTATCAAGAGATCCTGACCCAGATCGGTGAGCTGATCCGTATCCTCACCGATCCGGTGCGCCTGATGGAGGTCATCCGCGAGGAGCTCGAAGGCGTCAAGCGCGACTTCGGCGATGCGCGTCGCACCGAGATTCTCGAGGCGCGTCTGGATCTGACCTTGGCCGACCTGATCACCGAAGAAGAGCGCGTCGTCACCATTTCCCATGGCGGCTATGCCAAGTCGCAGCCGCTGGCGGCCTACCAGGCGCAGCGGCGTGGTGGCCGTGGCAAGGCGGCCACTGGCGTCAAGGAAGAGGATTACGTCGAGCACCTGCTGGTCGCCAACAGCCACACCACGCTGCTGTTGTTCTCCAGCAAGGGCAAGGTGTACTGGCTCAAGACCTACGAGATTCCCGAGGCTTCGCGCACATCGCGCGGCCGTCCGCTGGTCAACCTGCTGCCGCTGTCCGAAGGCGAGCACATCACCGCCATGCTGCAGGTCGACATCGAGGCTGCGCGTCAACAGCAGCACAACGGCGAAGACGATGTTGAAGATGCCGAAATCATCAACGAAGTCGAAGAGGCGGAAGAGCCGCTCGACGGCGATGAGTCCGATGAGTCGGCAGACGAGCCGACCGGCACCTACATCTTCATGGCGACCGCCAAGGGCACCGTGAAGAAAACCCCGCTTTCCCAGTTCAGCCGCCCACGCAGCGTCGGCCTGATCGCGCTCGGCCTGGAGGAGGGCGATACCCTGATCGCCGCAGCGGTGACCGACGGTGCGCGTGAAGTCATGCTGTTCTCCGACGGTGGCAAGGTGATCCGCTTCAAGGAGAAGCACGTTCGCACCATGGGCCGTACCGCCCGAGGCGTTCGCGGC comes from Stutzerimonas stutzeri and encodes:
- the gyrA gene encoding DNA gyrase subunit A; protein product: MGELAKEILPVNIEDELKQSYLDYAMSVIVGRALPDARDGLKPVHRRVLYAMSELGNDWNKPYKKSARVVGDVIGKYHPHGDSAVYDTIVRMAQPFSLRYMLVDGQGNFGSVDGDNAAAMRYTEVRMAKLAHELLADLDKETVDWVPNYDGTEQIPAVMPTKIPNLLVNGSSGIAVGMATNIPPHNLGEVIDGCLALIENPDISIDELMQFIPGPDFPTAGIINGRAGIVEAYRTGRGRIYMRARSTIEDIDKVGGRQQIVITELPYQLNKARLIEKIAELVKEKKLEGITELRDESDKDGMRVVIELRRGEVPEVILNNLYAQTQLQSVFGINVVALIDGQPRTLNLKELLEAFVRHRREVVTRRTVYELRKARERGHILEGQAVALSNIDPVIALIKASPTPAEAKEALIAEAWESSAVESMVERAGADSCRPEGLDPQYGLRDGKYYLSPEQAQAILDLRLHRLTGLEHEKLLSEYQEILTQIGELIRILTDPVRLMEVIREELEGVKRDFGDARRTEILEARLDLTLADLITEEERVVTISHGGYAKSQPLAAYQAQRRGGRGKAATGVKEEDYVEHLLVANSHTTLLLFSSKGKVYWLKTYEIPEASRTSRGRPLVNLLPLSEGEHITAMLQVDIEAARQQQHNGEDDVEDAEIINEVEEAEEPLDGDESDESADEPTGTYIFMATAKGTVKKTPLSQFSRPRSVGLIALGLEEGDTLIAAAVTDGAREVMLFSDGGKVIRFKEKHVRTMGRTARGVRGMRLPEGQRLISMLIPEPNAQILTASLNGYGKRTVIDEFPRRGRGGQGVIAMVTNERNGPLVGAVQVQQGEEIMLISDQGTLVRTRVDEVSSLGRNTQGVTLIKLGKNEHLVGLERVQEPSEEDVLEDIEAVLDDEALDKEMPVVSTEPSEDELLGGGGDVPPDVVPTDDD